In Chlorogloeopsis sp. ULAP01, one DNA window encodes the following:
- a CDS encoding cytochrome P450 codes for MQLPNTLNTPSFLQKLHWVADPVGYMESAAQKYPDLFTAEIVGFGDTAVFVQHPKALQEILTNDRKKFAALGEPNKTLEPLVGNFSVIMLEGERHKRRRQLLMPPFHGDRMKAYGKLICNLVEKIFSQLPKNQSFSARTTMQQISLEVILQAVFGLSEGERYQKLKRLLILITDLFESSFTSAFIYFSFLQKDLGAWSPWGKFVRIRQQIDKLLYAEIAERRLKADPNRIDILSLLMSAQDEQGKSMSDRELRDEMMTLLLAGQETTASAMAWGLYWIHRLPEVREKLLQEINTLDDSASPMSIVQLPYLTAVCNEILRISPVAMLTFPRVVQEPTELLGYALEPRTILMGCIYLLHQREDLYPQHQQFLPERFLNRQFSPYEFMPFGGGVRRCIGDALAPFEIKLVLATIVSRYQLALVDHRPEQPQRRGITLAPKSGVKLRFCGELGEYKQ; via the coding sequence ATGCAATTACCTAATACTCTCAATACTCCCTCCTTTCTCCAGAAACTTCATTGGGTTGCCGATCCCGTAGGATATATGGAAAGCGCCGCTCAAAAATATCCCGATTTATTCACGGCTGAAATCGTAGGTTTTGGAGATACAGCTGTATTTGTACAGCATCCTAAAGCACTTCAAGAAATTTTAACCAACGACAGAAAGAAGTTCGCTGCCCTTGGTGAGCCGAATAAAACCTTGGAACCATTAGTTGGGAACTTTTCAGTGATCATGCTGGAGGGAGAACGCCACAAACGACGGCGGCAACTGTTGATGCCTCCTTTTCATGGCGATCGCATGAAAGCTTACGGCAAGCTTATTTGTAATCTAGTCGAAAAAATCTTTAGTCAGTTACCAAAAAATCAGTCTTTCTCTGCTAGAACTACGATGCAGCAGATTTCTTTGGAAGTGATTTTACAAGCTGTTTTTGGTTTGTCTGAGGGAGAACGTTACCAAAAACTCAAGCGCTTGCTGATATTGATTACAGATCTGTTTGAGTCTTCCTTTACTTCTGCTTTCATCTATTTCTCTTTTTTACAAAAAGATTTAGGTGCTTGGAGTCCTTGGGGAAAGTTTGTGCGTATCAGGCAGCAAATTGATAAATTACTCTATGCAGAAATAGCAGAACGTCGGTTAAAAGCTGATCCCAACCGCATCGATATTCTTTCCTTACTCATGTCAGCACAGGATGAACAAGGCAAATCGATGAGCGATCGCGAGTTGCGCGATGAAATGATGACATTGCTGTTAGCTGGGCAGGAAACCACGGCATCGGCAATGGCTTGGGGTTTGTATTGGATTCACCGTTTACCAGAAGTACGCGAAAAACTGCTCCAAGAAATAAATACCCTGGATGATTCTGCCAGCCCGATGAGCATTGTTCAACTACCTTATCTGACTGCTGTATGCAATGAAATCTTGCGAATTTCTCCTGTAGCAATGCTTACATTCCCTAGAGTGGTACAAGAACCAACTGAACTCCTCGGATATGCTTTAGAACCTAGGACAATACTAATGGGCTGCATTTATCTTTTGCATCAACGTGAGGATTTATACCCGCAGCATCAGCAGTTTTTGCCTGAACGCTTTCTCAACCGTCAATTTTCTCCCTATGAATTTATGCCATTTGGTGGTGGTGTTCGTCGCTGTATTGGCGATGCTTTGGCTCCGTTTGAAATTAAGCTTGTCTTGGCAACTATTGTGTCACGCTATCAACTAGCGTTGGTTGATCATCGACCAGAACAGCCACAACGCAGAGGCATTACTCTCGCACCAAAGAGTGGAGTCAAACTGAGATTTTGCGGTGAGCTAGGAGAATATAAGCAATGA
- a CDS encoding PLP-dependent aminotransferase family protein: MANQVKSGITNILELQPQDSTPLYRQLYERLRLAILTEQLTAGVQLPSTRSLASELGVSRNTVLLAYEQLLAEGYVEGKVGSGTTVAQVLPETLLLCANTKSKSQLKHNQSRHQRLSQRGTALAQTPLIPKPLQTSRGKQQRIFRAGISGINAFPHELWSQLIARRARNSLQNLLTDRDLAGYLPLREAIAAHIVVARGVRCTPTQIIVVAGFQGGIDLAARVLLDPGDAVWMEDPGYLGARGALLGAGANVIPVPVDIEGLDITAGIAKYPQARLVYVTPSHQFPLGVTMSLARRLTLLEWANQNGAWVLEDDYDSEYRFVGRPLTALQGIDSSNCVIYFGTFSKVLFPALRLGYLVVPPDLVEAFITARHFIGTRVPILEQAVLADFMNEGHFNRHIRRMRSLYTQRRATLVAALERELDLEVYAPETGMHLVLWLPPGMDDKLASQQAAAVGIDAMPLSLFSMTETRAGLLLGYAAVDVHEIHDGVHRLATALRAI, encoded by the coding sequence ATGGCGAACCAAGTAAAGTCTGGCATCACAAATATACTTGAACTTCAGCCTCAAGACTCTACACCACTATATCGCCAATTGTATGAAAGACTGCGCTTGGCTATCCTGACAGAACAACTGACAGCCGGTGTGCAACTTCCTTCCACACGCTCTTTAGCAAGCGAGTTAGGAGTTTCTCGCAATACAGTTCTGCTTGCCTACGAGCAATTACTGGCTGAAGGTTATGTAGAAGGCAAAGTGGGAAGTGGAACTACGGTAGCTCAAGTTTTGCCCGAAACTTTGCTTTTATGTGCCAATACTAAATCTAAATCTCAATTGAAGCATAACCAATCTCGTCATCAAAGGCTCTCTCAACGGGGTACAGCCTTAGCACAAACTCCTTTAATTCCTAAGCCACTGCAAACTTCAAGAGGAAAGCAACAGCGGATATTTCGAGCGGGAATCTCTGGGATTAATGCTTTTCCCCATGAACTATGGTCGCAGCTAATTGCGCGTCGAGCCAGGAACTCGCTGCAAAACTTGCTTACTGATCGCGATCTTGCAGGATATCTCCCATTGCGCGAGGCAATAGCAGCTCATATTGTTGTAGCACGCGGAGTTCGTTGCACACCCACTCAGATAATCGTAGTTGCAGGATTCCAGGGGGGGATTGACTTGGCAGCACGAGTACTGCTCGATCCAGGTGATGCTGTTTGGATGGAAGATCCTGGCTATTTGGGCGCTCGTGGTGCTCTACTCGGAGCAGGAGCTAATGTCATACCAGTGCCAGTTGATATAGAAGGGCTTGATATCACTGCTGGCATCGCAAAGTATCCACAGGCACGTCTAGTGTACGTGACACCTTCACACCAATTTCCGCTTGGGGTAACTATGAGTCTTGCACGGCGGTTGACACTGCTGGAATGGGCAAATCAAAATGGCGCTTGGGTACTTGAAGATGATTATGATAGTGAGTATCGCTTTGTTGGAAGACCGCTAACTGCATTACAAGGAATTGACAGTAGCAACTGTGTAATTTACTTTGGCACCTTTAGCAAAGTACTTTTTCCCGCTTTGCGATTGGGCTATCTTGTTGTGCCACCTGATTTAGTAGAAGCTTTTATTACCGCCCGCCATTTTATCGGCACTCGCGTACCAATACTTGAGCAGGCTGTACTTGCCGATTTTATGAACGAAGGACACTTTAATCGCCATATCCGCCGGATGCGATCGCTTTATACCCAACGTCGAGCCACTTTGGTTGCAGCATTGGAGCGTGAACTAGATTTAGAAGTTTACGCTCCCGAAACAGGAATGCATCTTGTGCTGTGGCTGCCACCAGGAATGGATGACAAGTTAGCATCACAGCAAGCTGCGGCTGTTGGGATTGACGCCATGCCATTGTCATTGTTTAGTATGACCGAAACAAGGGCTGGGCTTCTACTCGGCTATGCTGCTGTAGACGTTCATGAAATTCACGACGGAGTACACCGATTGGCAACAGCTTTGCGGGCAATTTAA
- a CDS encoding phosphorylase, protein MVEGKILLKPGTLWTKVKEQTKYALSSGALIPIPTESEFIEQDGVCFLVRILSNLVRKDEAKQKQQKQSTSSSKDFNPFLPYEEDLFVADISDTHVCILNKYNVADYHLLLITRAFEEQENWLNLQDFVAMWACMTEFDGLTFYNAGKMAGASQRHKHLQIVPLPLVPKGPQIPIEPLLTSAQFQNSIATIPGLPFLHAFAFLDSCLGQSLFSTAEKTLLCYHSLLKAVGLEVGEGNRQAGAYNLLVTRKWMLVVRRSQEYFESIPVNSLGFAGTLFVRNEEQMQFLKQHGPMTILKNVAVRSLNG, encoded by the coding sequence CTGGTAGAAGGAAAAATATTGCTCAAACCTGGGACTTTATGGACAAAAGTTAAAGAGCAAACAAAATATGCTCTCTCTAGTGGTGCATTGATTCCCATACCCACAGAATCTGAATTTATAGAGCAAGATGGCGTGTGCTTTTTGGTACGGATTTTGTCCAACCTTGTTCGCAAAGATGAAGCCAAGCAGAAACAACAAAAGCAAAGCACCTCCTCCAGTAAAGATTTTAATCCTTTTCTTCCCTATGAAGAGGATTTATTTGTTGCAGATATTTCTGATACTCATGTATGTATTTTGAATAAATACAATGTTGCTGACTATCACCTGCTGCTAATTACCCGTGCTTTTGAAGAACAAGAAAACTGGCTCAATCTGCAAGATTTTGTAGCTATGTGGGCGTGTATGACAGAGTTTGATGGTTTGACGTTCTACAATGCTGGGAAAATGGCTGGTGCTAGTCAAAGACATAAACATTTGCAAATTGTACCACTGCCACTTGTACCAAAAGGCCCTCAAATTCCGATTGAACCTTTACTCACATCTGCTCAATTTCAGAACTCAATTGCAACTATACCCGGACTTCCTTTTTTACACGCCTTTGCCTTCTTAGATTCCTGTTTAGGACAGTCTTTATTCTCAACTGCCGAGAAAACACTGTTGTGCTATCACTCATTGCTTAAGGCAGTAGGTTTAGAAGTAGGTGAGGGTAATAGACAAGCTGGTGCTTACAATCTTTTAGTGACACGAAAATGGATGCTGGTTGTACGGCGATCGCAAGAATATTTTGAGTCTATACCTGTGAATTCTTTAGGTTTTGCTGGTACTTTGTTTGTGAGAAACGAAGAACAAATGCAGTTTCTTAAACAACATGGCCCTATGACTATTTTGAAGAATGTCGCTGTGCGATCGCTGAATGGATAG
- a CDS encoding NYN domain-containing protein, translated as MNFTTFSKHTNQYKYLKERPQWRGEHLMDTGIKIEEPKMLDSSVESNIFNNLNRGRVAIFIDGSNLFYSALQLGIEIDYAKLLYCLTAGARLLRAFFYTGFDRTNEKQQGFLLWMRRNGYRVVTKDLAQLPDGSKKANLDVEIAVDMMNLSPHYDTAVLVSGDGDLAYAVNAVSYQGARVEVVSVRSMTSDSLIDVADCFIDLDTIKQYIQKDPSSGYNYRPLSNTSL; from the coding sequence ATGAATTTTACTACTTTTAGCAAACACACAAATCAATATAAGTATTTAAAAGAAAGGCCACAATGGCGGGGAGAGCATCTGATGGATACTGGTATCAAAATTGAAGAGCCAAAGATGCTAGACTCTTCAGTTGAATCCAATATTTTCAATAACTTAAATCGCGGTCGAGTTGCTATCTTTATTGATGGTTCAAATTTATTTTACTCAGCATTACAACTTGGAATTGAAATTGATTACGCTAAACTACTTTATTGTCTAACTGCGGGTGCAAGGTTACTGCGAGCTTTCTTTTATACAGGATTTGATCGGACTAACGAAAAACAGCAGGGTTTTCTTCTCTGGATGCGTCGAAATGGTTATCGTGTGGTGACAAAAGATTTAGCCCAACTTCCAGATGGTTCAAAAAAAGCAAATTTAGATGTAGAAATTGCTGTGGATATGATGAATTTATCTCCCCACTACGATACTGCGGTTTTAGTTAGCGGAGATGGAGATTTAGCTTATGCTGTGAATGCAGTTAGTTACCAAGGCGCTAGAGTAGAAGTTGTCAGTGTGCGCTCAATGACTAGCGACAGTTTAATTGATGTGGCTGACTGCTTTATTGACCTTGATACTATCAAACAATATATTCAAAAAGACCCTTCTTCAGGTTATAACTACCGTCCTCTATCTAACACGAGTTTGTGA